One genomic window of Stieleria sp. JC731 includes the following:
- a CDS encoding DUF6798 domain-containing protein gives MDCDSNKPSRFISAIELLALLALFFVYAGDLPPSVNEAHYLVKAKNYWDPTFASTDLFASSGKAHTTFYIVFGWLTKYVSLEASAWIGRLVGWGVLACGLILCCRRFKLPAFASLGVAILWLAGIEQGNLAGEWVVGGIEGKVPAYGFGLIGISKVIQRRWSIAWIWFGIASAFHVLTGGWLVVASMIAFAATEIRGRVGTRISEDANGNKSAVRAAFFSRGLFIGGAIALLGLVPALYLTMAASPEERNLAARIYSYVRIRHHLLPNNFPAHWFIRHGMLVAGMFALFVLGRASESRRRLGWIGIGASTITATGLLVGMLPPFAPDLAAKLLRYYWFRLGDAIVPLVIAIMLVDAARGTSWPPELQKGLRLVAAGALLIGTLVVGESSLARLSLGLPGSASHRLLGLEPNAPVHRQQKSFHDWVAVCRWARTSTPIDEVFLTPRHQQTFKWYSGRGEVVNWKDVPQDAKSLIEWLDRFEDVFPKQVGEISINAMRVPINYSKLRHYRDRYGVRFMVVDNRIAESVPLAKIYPVGSQQNETYSVYELPY, from the coding sequence ATGGATTGCGACAGCAATAAACCGAGTCGATTCATTTCAGCGATTGAGCTGCTCGCGCTGCTCGCTCTGTTTTTCGTGTATGCCGGCGATCTTCCACCGTCGGTCAATGAAGCCCATTATCTGGTGAAGGCGAAAAACTATTGGGACCCCACGTTCGCCTCGACCGACCTGTTTGCATCGTCAGGGAAGGCTCACACAACGTTCTACATCGTCTTCGGTTGGCTAACGAAGTATGTTTCGTTGGAAGCGAGCGCTTGGATTGGCCGTTTGGTCGGTTGGGGAGTTTTGGCGTGCGGTTTGATCCTCTGTTGTCGACGATTTAAATTGCCAGCCTTCGCATCACTTGGCGTCGCAATCCTTTGGTTGGCCGGGATCGAACAAGGCAACCTGGCGGGTGAATGGGTCGTTGGTGGGATCGAAGGTAAAGTGCCAGCCTACGGATTCGGCTTGATCGGGATTTCGAAAGTGATCCAGCGCAGGTGGTCGATCGCCTGGATCTGGTTTGGCATCGCGTCGGCGTTCCACGTCTTAACCGGCGGATGGTTGGTAGTCGCGTCGATGATCGCTTTTGCCGCGACTGAAATTCGTGGCAGGGTTGGTACCCGGATTAGCGAAGACGCAAACGGCAATAAGTCGGCTGTTCGCGCCGCCTTCTTTTCGCGCGGACTGTTTATCGGTGGCGCCATCGCGTTGCTGGGGTTGGTTCCTGCCTTGTACTTGACCATGGCCGCAAGCCCCGAAGAGCGAAACCTTGCCGCGAGAATCTATAGCTATGTTCGGATTCGGCACCACCTGCTGCCTAACAACTTTCCGGCCCATTGGTTTATCAGGCACGGAATGCTGGTTGCCGGAATGTTTGCTTTGTTCGTGCTAGGGCGTGCATCGGAAAGCAGGCGACGACTGGGGTGGATCGGGATCGGCGCGAGCACGATTACCGCGACCGGTTTGTTGGTAGGAATGCTGCCACCATTCGCGCCTGATTTAGCAGCCAAGTTGCTCCGGTATTATTGGTTTCGGCTTGGTGACGCGATCGTCCCGCTGGTTATTGCGATCATGCTGGTCGATGCGGCGCGAGGAACATCCTGGCCGCCGGAATTGCAAAAAGGTTTACGTCTTGTTGCTGCTGGTGCGTTGTTGATTGGGACTTTGGTGGTCGGTGAATCATCATTAGCAAGGCTAAGTCTCGGGTTGCCCGGTTCTGCCAGTCACCGCTTATTAGGGCTAGAACCAAACGCTCCGGTTCATCGACAGCAGAAGAGTTTTCACGATTGGGTGGCAGTTTGCCGATGGGCGCGAACCTCAACACCGATCGATGAGGTCTTTTTGACACCGCGTCATCAACAGACTTTCAAGTGGTATTCGGGGCGCGGGGAAGTCGTCAATTGGAAAGATGTGCCCCAAGATGCAAAGTCGTTGATCGAATGGCTCGATAGATTTGAAGATGTATTTCCAAAGCAGGTCGGAGAAATTTCGATCAATGCGATGCGAGTCCCAATCAATTATTCAAAGCTGCGTCATTATCGCGATCGCTATGGAGTTCGCTTCATGGTTGTGGACAACCGTATCGCTGAATCGGTTCCATTGGCGAAAATCTATCCTGTTGGGAGCCAGCAGAATGAAACTTATAGTGTTTATGAATTACCATATTGA
- a CDS encoding PTS sugar transporter subunit IIA, with product MKFADFISTPSIKAELQAKTKEQAIEELVGSLLEAGEIDADQREDIIAAIMKREELGSTGIGRGVAVPHTKHPSVQKLVGTVGVSEEGVDFDSLDGERVQLFFLLISPPERPGDHLRALENISRQLRDETFCRFLKQSKTPDDISQLLQEADDNQFATG from the coding sequence ATGAAGTTTGCAGATTTCATCTCAACACCGTCGATCAAGGCGGAACTCCAGGCTAAGACAAAAGAGCAGGCGATCGAAGAGCTTGTCGGAAGTCTTCTGGAAGCCGGCGAAATCGACGCGGATCAACGCGAAGACATCATCGCCGCGATCATGAAACGCGAGGAGCTGGGATCGACTGGTATCGGTCGCGGCGTCGCGGTTCCTCACACCAAGCATCCCAGCGTTCAAAAGTTGGTTGGCACGGTTGGGGTCAGCGAAGAAGGCGTCGACTTCGATTCGCTCGACGGTGAGCGTGTTCAGTTGTTTTTCTTGCTGATCAGCCCTCCAGAACGTCCCGGCGATCACCTTCGCGCTCTAGAAAACATCTCGCGTCAACTTCGCGACGAAACCTTTTGCCGTTTTCTTAAGCAGAGCAAAACGCCCGACGATATTTCGCAGCTGTTGCAAGAAGCTGACGACAACCAGTTCGCCACTGGCTGA
- a CDS encoding glycosyltransferase: MSRRLRIDFLAPPFAGHLYPLLQLAKGLADRGFDSIRFFSTPEAESAIKASGFSLCPLVSDRSHIVFEIANTDQPIGSNPLRLHGQFKLNLSLMSQLRSELQEAWSHERPDLVVADFTVPVAGLLARQIGIRWWTSLPTVCVLDTPDGTPAYLGGWAPPKSFVGQFRDTFGRQLVRGFKRGVYRAYRGDLKQLGLDAIYRQDGYEAIYSEERILGLGIREFEFPCRWPASLDFIGPLTASPTRNHQSPCFVEGKRHVLVSLGTHLRWAKERARKIMRQLAKHRRDLVVHFTHGDYELDEVASEGNFFSYPYIPYQAWIDRYDAVIHHGGTGVTYACIRAGIPVLVWPQDYDQFDHAARIVHHGIGLRLRPDPQLIGEDLNRLWGDRVIQENVRAFSGYAAGYRPVEQVADWLAEV, translated from the coding sequence TTGCCGACCGCGGATTTGATTCGATTCGTTTTTTTAGTACCCCAGAAGCCGAATCGGCGATCAAGGCGAGTGGGTTTTCGCTTTGCCCCTTGGTTTCTGACCGCAGTCACATTGTTTTTGAAATCGCGAATACGGATCAGCCGATCGGCAGTAATCCGTTGCGTTTACATGGTCAGTTCAAATTGAATCTGTCCTTGATGTCCCAGTTGCGATCTGAGCTACAGGAAGCTTGGAGTCACGAACGTCCTGATTTGGTTGTCGCCGATTTTACCGTACCCGTTGCAGGGCTACTTGCGAGGCAAATCGGGATCCGTTGGTGGACTTCACTACCGACCGTTTGTGTCTTAGATACGCCCGACGGGACGCCTGCATATCTCGGCGGTTGGGCACCACCGAAAAGTTTTGTTGGCCAATTTCGAGATACTTTCGGCAGACAACTGGTACGTGGATTCAAGCGTGGTGTTTATCGAGCCTATCGTGGTGATCTAAAGCAGTTGGGGCTCGATGCTATCTATCGTCAGGATGGATACGAAGCAATTTATTCAGAAGAAAGGATTCTAGGTCTTGGAATCCGAGAATTCGAATTTCCGTGTCGATGGCCAGCAAGTTTAGATTTTATCGGCCCACTGACCGCCAGCCCGACTCGCAATCATCAGTCACCGTGTTTCGTCGAAGGAAAACGGCACGTGTTGGTTTCGCTGGGGACGCACCTGCGATGGGCAAAAGAGCGTGCACGTAAGATCATGCGGCAGCTGGCAAAGCATCGTCGTGATCTCGTCGTTCACTTTACACATGGCGACTACGAGCTTGACGAAGTGGCCTCAGAGGGTAACTTTTTTTCATACCCCTACATCCCCTACCAAGCTTGGATTGACCGTTACGATGCGGTGATCCATCACGGCGGGACCGGTGTGACGTATGCCTGTATTCGGGCCGGGATACCGGTTTTGGTGTGGCCGCAAGATTACGACCAGTTCGATCATGCCGCCCGAATCGTCCATCACGGAATCGGGTTGCGTTTGAGGCCCGATCCGCAGCTGATCGGAGAGGATCTGAACCGGCTTTGGGGTGATCGGGTCATCCAGGAGAACGTCCGTGCGTTTTCGGGTTATGCAGCAGGTTATCGTCCGGTCGAACAAGTCGCCGATTGGTTGGCTGAGGTTTGA
- a CDS encoding AAA family ATPase: protein MTDGQPLGSTASLASRLRDNVLQPVKKVLVGKDEIVEVLGVSLVAGENLFLLGPPGTGKSALVKEVASRLSGNAFDYLLTRFTEPSELFGPFDLRKLKDGELVTNTEGMLPEADFVFLDELLNANSAILNSLLLALNERIFRRGRQTIQLPMLLTVGASNRLPDDDALAALFDRFLLRVVCDNVSDDGLESVLQAGWQRESADPPPIGMPIDELKELRQRTLHVDLSPVRDAYLKLIRSLRLAGMPISDRRAVRLQRVIAASAILCGRESADVSDLWIVRYIWDTPAQAELLASHIDSVSAEHTSESVEQGISRHPLSQMDSGVDPETLVKAIEMITADIRHPAAADQLSLLAARVEWVNNEVARDDLRQRIGDVREQLRTFASEASSGKT, encoded by the coding sequence ATGACAGATGGTCAACCGCTTGGAAGCACCGCTTCACTTGCTTCCCGATTGCGCGACAACGTTTTGCAACCGGTGAAAAAAGTTCTGGTCGGCAAAGACGAAATAGTCGAGGTGCTTGGGGTATCGTTGGTTGCCGGAGAAAACCTTTTTTTGCTCGGTCCACCCGGAACAGGGAAGAGTGCGTTGGTGAAAGAAGTCGCTTCGCGTCTTTCAGGGAACGCGTTTGACTATTTGCTAACACGCTTCACCGAACCGAGCGAGTTGTTTGGGCCTTTCGATTTGCGAAAGCTGAAAGACGGTGAACTGGTTACCAACACCGAAGGTATGCTTCCCGAGGCTGATTTCGTATTCCTTGATGAGTTGCTTAACGCGAATAGTGCGATCCTAAATAGTTTGCTGTTGGCGCTGAACGAGCGGATTTTCAGACGAGGAAGACAAACGATTCAGCTGCCGATGTTATTGACTGTCGGTGCGAGCAACCGGCTTCCTGATGATGATGCGCTGGCCGCGTTGTTTGACCGTTTTCTGTTGCGCGTCGTTTGTGACAATGTCAGCGACGATGGTTTAGAGTCTGTTTTGCAAGCCGGATGGCAGCGTGAGTCTGCCGATCCGCCACCGATCGGAATGCCTATCGACGAGTTAAAGGAACTTCGTCAACGGACTTTGCACGTGGATCTTTCGCCGGTACGCGATGCGTATCTAAAGCTCATCCGCAGTTTACGTCTTGCCGGAATGCCGATCAGCGATCGTCGGGCGGTGCGGTTACAGCGTGTGATTGCCGCAAGTGCCATCTTGTGCGGTAGAGAGTCGGCAGACGTTTCTGACCTGTGGATCGTTCGTTATATCTGGGACACGCCTGCCCAGGCGGAGTTGCTGGCGTCGCATATTGATTCGGTATCAGCTGAGCACACATCTGAGTCCGTCGAACAAGGAATCTCGCGGCATCCGTTATCGCAGATGGATTCAGGCGTCGATCCGGAGACACTGGTCAAGGCGATCGAAATGATCACCGCCGATATTCGACATCCTGCCGCCGCAGATCAATTGTCTTTGTTGGCTGCACGGGTCGAATGGGTCAATAATGAAGTCGCTCGTGACGACCTCCGTCAGCGTATCGGCGATGTTCGAGAGCAGTTACGAACGTTTGCTTCTGAAGCATCATCTGGAAAAACCTGA
- the pdxA gene encoding 4-hydroxythreonine-4-phosphate dehydrogenase PdxA — protein MSTESTPGSVSSDKASAGSGSERSRHLPRLAITVGDVAGVGPELALKCAADASVVERCQPILIGPVEPLKQVAARLSLSLPEVVDLQSLQSGGVKSGALLLPCGEVASDSFQPGQFSAATGRASFVAVELAIEQTMAGTFDAIVTGPIQKEAWHAAETGYLGHTELLADKTETTDYCMMLSGEACSTVLATIHLPLIDAIKNLSIEQIKRAIVHGGNAMEKRHARPPRVAVLGLNPHAGEGGLLSHGEEETLIRPAIESVQRWLSQQGKNWEIIGPLPPDTAFTPAMRDATDVHVCMYHDQGLIPLKALSFDDAVNVTLGLPIVRTSVDHGTAMDLAWKGVAKTGSMLSAIAMAIDLGR, from the coding sequence ATGTCGACCGAATCAACTCCAGGCAGTGTCTCCAGCGACAAGGCGTCCGCGGGAAGCGGATCGGAGCGATCACGGCATTTGCCTCGTCTTGCCATCACCGTGGGGGATGTCGCGGGCGTCGGCCCGGAGTTGGCATTGAAATGTGCCGCGGATGCATCGGTGGTTGAACGTTGCCAACCCATTCTAATCGGTCCGGTCGAACCGCTGAAACAAGTCGCCGCGCGATTGAGCCTTTCACTACCCGAAGTCGTCGATCTTCAATCATTGCAATCAGGCGGCGTGAAATCCGGAGCGTTGCTACTGCCGTGTGGTGAGGTTGCGTCGGATTCTTTCCAGCCGGGGCAGTTTTCGGCGGCGACGGGGCGTGCGTCATTTGTGGCGGTGGAGCTGGCGATTGAACAGACCATGGCGGGCACGTTTGATGCGATCGTCACGGGACCGATTCAGAAAGAAGCTTGGCACGCCGCAGAAACAGGCTACTTGGGCCATACGGAGTTGCTTGCCGACAAAACTGAGACGACTGATTACTGCATGATGCTTTCAGGCGAAGCTTGCTCAACCGTCTTGGCAACGATCCATCTACCACTCATCGATGCGATAAAGAATCTGTCGATCGAACAAATAAAACGAGCCATCGTCCACGGCGGAAACGCCATGGAAAAACGACACGCTCGACCCCCACGAGTGGCCGTGCTGGGGCTGAATCCACACGCTGGTGAAGGTGGGCTGCTAAGTCATGGTGAAGAAGAAACGTTGATCCGCCCGGCAATTGAATCGGTTCAAAGATGGCTATCGCAGCAGGGGAAAAACTGGGAGATCATCGGCCCCCTGCCACCGGATACCGCATTCACGCCAGCGATGAGAGACGCGACCGACGTGCATGTCTGCATGTATCACGATCAGGGGCTCATCCCGCTAAAGGCATTGTCGTTTGATGATGCGGTGAACGTGACCTTGGGTTTACCTATTGTCCGCACCAGCGTTGATCATGGAACGGCCATGGATTTAGCTTGGAAAGGCGTTGCCAAGACCGGCAGCATGCTTTCGGCGATCGCGATGGCGATTGATCTAGGCCGCTAG
- a CDS encoding C25 family cysteine peptidase, giving the protein MSRIPTTLLNCRRKTVALEPLLGWSSPKMAFRKCLQSVWVTLLIFLAFGNGQAFSQDQIEKTSVLVVCPNDFRDALNSWIQYRKGQAIDVRLIESESSAAALQKSIQDNARPSDHAIVLIGDAPVIGLPCDVDTQVPMHYVATTVSAKFGSTPSMATDHPYGDIDQDGKTDIAVGRLPVRTGDQLRSFTERIKAYENSRNFSDWRRQVQLVGGVGGFGMLADAAIESVTRMIVTASLPMPVQTSVAFGSPGHLFYPRKRFTESVTERYAGGCRFWVYAGHGMVEQLDRVPSGPSGIPVLDKNSVANLQCDPGNAPIALLLCCFTGAIDAGVESFSERLLMHQCGPIAVIAGNRVTMPYGNTILTLGLIDSIYGTSRVIDGKAVDSAPAETLGEAFLAAKQRLEADDNDEKSHFRTLVDSIAMLVSPAGTKLSDERLEHAALYGLLGDPLLKMHPPLAAKVVTETGFDFGAPISVTVTSPIDGECAVMLDHPLGQGPRPKPGQTARDPNRVTLAQQTLLVQAGETTTLTIPLVDPEPGMIAVRVHVKGDETWASGGAQTNIRPKQ; this is encoded by the coding sequence ATGTCTCGAATACCAACGACCCTATTGAATTGCCGCCGAAAAACGGTGGCACTTGAACCTTTGCTCGGCTGGTCTTCACCCAAGATGGCCTTCAGGAAGTGCTTGCAAAGCGTGTGGGTGACGCTATTGATCTTTCTGGCGTTCGGCAATGGACAAGCCTTTTCGCAGGATCAAATCGAAAAAACGTCGGTCCTGGTCGTCTGCCCCAACGACTTTCGAGACGCATTGAATTCATGGATTCAGTATCGAAAGGGTCAAGCGATCGACGTCCGTCTGATCGAATCGGAATCGAGCGCCGCGGCATTGCAAAAGTCCATCCAGGACAACGCGCGTCCGTCGGATCACGCCATTGTCTTGATCGGTGATGCCCCAGTGATTGGGCTACCATGCGATGTCGATACACAAGTCCCAATGCACTATGTCGCCACCACAGTGTCGGCGAAGTTCGGCAGCACTCCGTCAATGGCAACCGATCATCCCTACGGTGACATCGACCAAGACGGAAAGACCGACATCGCCGTCGGCCGTCTACCTGTCCGCACCGGAGACCAACTGCGTTCGTTTACCGAACGGATCAAAGCCTACGAAAACAGTCGTAACTTCTCCGATTGGCGTCGACAAGTTCAGTTGGTCGGCGGAGTCGGTGGGTTCGGCATGCTAGCCGATGCCGCGATCGAATCCGTCACTCGAATGATCGTCACCGCATCCTTGCCGATGCCAGTGCAAACATCAGTTGCCTTTGGAAGCCCAGGGCATTTGTTCTATCCCCGCAAACGATTTACTGAATCGGTCACTGAACGCTATGCGGGCGGTTGCCGCTTTTGGGTTTATGCCGGGCACGGAATGGTCGAACAACTCGACCGAGTCCCATCGGGTCCTTCCGGTATCCCTGTGCTCGATAAGAACTCGGTCGCGAACCTGCAATGCGATCCGGGCAACGCCCCAATCGCACTTCTGCTTTGCTGCTTCACCGGCGCGATCGATGCAGGTGTCGAAAGCTTTTCGGAACGTTTGTTAATGCACCAATGCGGGCCGATCGCCGTCATCGCTGGAAACAGGGTGACGATGCCATATGGCAATACAATACTAACTCTTGGGCTGATCGATTCGATCTATGGAACTTCGCGTGTCATTGATGGGAAAGCGGTTGATTCGGCGCCTGCGGAGACACTCGGCGAAGCTTTCTTAGCGGCCAAACAACGACTCGAAGCCGACGACAACGACGAAAAATCACACTTCAGGACCCTGGTGGACTCGATCGCGATGCTTGTTAGCCCAGCGGGTACTAAACTTTCTGACGAAAGGCTCGAACACGCCGCGCTGTACGGATTGCTGGGCGATCCGCTGCTGAAAATGCATCCGCCGCTGGCCGCAAAAGTGGTCACGGAAACAGGATTCGATTTCGGCGCGCCCATTTCGGTGACAGTAACGAGCCCGATTGATGGTGAGTGCGCGGTCATGCTGGATCATCCGCTTGGCCAAGGGCCGCGTCCTAAACCGGGTCAAACGGCCCGAGACCCCAACCGCGTCACCCTTGCCCAACAAACACTCCTCGTTCAGGCTGGCGAAACCACCACACTGACAATCCCGTTGGTTGACCCCGAACCCGGAATGATCGCCGTTCGAGTTCATGTCAAAGGCGACGAAACGTGGGCCAGTGGTGGAGCTCAAACCAACATCCGCCCCAAGCAATAG
- a CDS encoding agmatine/peptidylarginine deiminase → MTNAPHDAGGKRVPAEWEHAKAIWLAWPHNPNTWPGHFDSIPERFSAFILAAAQFADVCLIGGPELRQQAQSVIEQHDRVHWVEIPTNDCWIRDYGPTFVVDESGKHSAIEWQFNSWGGKYPPWDLDNAATEKIISHANWPHIDGGLCVEGGALEWDGTGRLLTTTDCLITDTRNPGLTKQQATERFEQLCGAREIVWVDGGALEGDDTDGHIDQLVRFIDASNIVVAVSSDPNDPNREGLEANYEQLCQWGKETSPHVTVHRLPTPPPRYIDDSRVPESYCNFLRVGPHGLLIPTFGHEESDKQAEEILTRIARQSTPDIKVITVNCREMIWGLGALHCASCNEPRG, encoded by the coding sequence GTGACTAATGCGCCACACGATGCCGGCGGAAAACGTGTGCCCGCCGAGTGGGAACATGCCAAGGCAATCTGGCTCGCTTGGCCCCACAATCCCAACACTTGGCCAGGTCACTTTGATAGCATCCCTGAACGTTTCAGCGCGTTCATTCTCGCAGCCGCTCAATTTGCGGACGTCTGCTTGATCGGTGGGCCAGAGCTTCGACAACAAGCCCAATCGGTCATCGAGCAACATGATCGAGTTCACTGGGTCGAGATCCCAACAAACGATTGCTGGATCCGTGACTACGGACCTACGTTCGTCGTTGACGAAAGCGGAAAGCACTCCGCAATCGAATGGCAATTCAACTCCTGGGGTGGAAAGTATCCGCCGTGGGATTTGGACAACGCTGCGACCGAAAAAATCATCTCCCATGCGAACTGGCCGCATATCGATGGTGGACTCTGTGTCGAAGGTGGCGCGTTGGAATGGGATGGCACCGGCCGACTGCTGACCACGACGGATTGCTTGATCACCGACACCCGCAACCCGGGCCTGACAAAACAGCAAGCCACCGAAAGGTTCGAACAACTTTGCGGAGCACGCGAGATCGTCTGGGTTGATGGCGGCGCCCTTGAAGGCGATGACACCGATGGGCATATCGACCAACTTGTTCGGTTCATCGACGCCAGCAACATCGTTGTTGCAGTCTCTAGCGACCCCAACGATCCCAATCGTGAAGGTCTCGAAGCCAACTACGAACAACTTTGCCAATGGGGAAAAGAAACTTCACCCCACGTGACCGTCCATCGATTGCCAACGCCACCGCCACGTTACATCGATGATTCACGCGTCCCCGAGAGCTATTGCAATTTCCTGCGTGTCGGCCCACATGGTCTGCTAATTCCGACGTTTGGACACGAAGAGTCCGACAAGCAGGCTGAGGAAATCCTGACCAGAATTGCACGCCAAAGCACCCCCGACATCAAAGTTATCACGGTCAATTGCCGCGAAATGATTTGGGGACTGGGTGCACTGCATTGTGCTAGCTGTAACGAACCCCGTGGCTAG
- a CDS encoding HSP90 family protein, giving the protein MSLGQNFQVNLSGVIRLLSDHLYGGPEVYARELLQNGVDAITARRLLEPDHQGMIRVEVIESEGAMTILVEDNGIGLTEDEVHQFLATIGQSSKSNDFSRDDFIGQFGIGLLSAFVVSDEITVITQSAKEANSAVEWKGRVDGTYSVRKLEQTLTPGTRVYLRAKEGKEVFFDAEKVKDLLSYYGHHLPHKIELEAGGVIHEINEPAPWDSASSRVTDAQLLDYGREVFGIDFLDAIELQSESGGVSGVAYILPFAVSPASRQSHRVYLKRMLLSESVEGLVPDWAFFIRCVVNSNRLRPNAAREAFYEDDLLEQTRAEIGRCLKEHLKQLSQSHREKLDQIIRLHYLPIKALAVEDEEFFRLFIDWLPFETSIGSVTLDEFYREQPLGEKTLIRYVRDFDQFRQIASVAGAQNLCVFNGGYTYDADLLDLVSQEFPGRDVKAIDATDLIQNFQELTLDEQQEIFDLVKLADVVLQKYKCSAEARKFDPDELPTLYTASETATFLRTVDQSKEEADEMWGGILDNVAEAVGNDGYAQLVLNYRNPLVRKLIEIKDRALLKRIIEILYLQSLLLGHYPLSTSERTILGDGLLGLIEHFLGE; this is encoded by the coding sequence ATGTCACTCGGCCAGAACTTTCAAGTCAATTTGAGCGGTGTGATTCGTCTGCTTTCTGATCACCTCTACGGTGGTCCAGAAGTCTACGCTCGTGAACTGCTTCAAAATGGTGTCGACGCGATCACGGCGCGACGTTTACTGGAACCCGATCATCAGGGCATGATTCGAGTCGAAGTGATCGAGTCTGAAGGCGCGATGACAATTTTGGTCGAAGACAACGGCATTGGCTTGACCGAGGATGAGGTGCATCAGTTTCTTGCGACCATTGGGCAGTCTTCCAAGTCCAATGATTTTTCAAGAGACGACTTCATTGGGCAATTTGGAATCGGGTTGTTGTCCGCATTTGTCGTTTCCGATGAGATCACCGTCATTACTCAATCGGCCAAGGAAGCCAACTCGGCAGTCGAATGGAAGGGGCGTGTCGATGGAACTTATTCGGTTCGAAAGCTGGAGCAGACGCTGACACCAGGCACCCGGGTTTATCTTCGTGCCAAAGAGGGTAAGGAAGTCTTTTTCGACGCGGAGAAAGTCAAAGACTTGCTGAGCTACTACGGTCATCATCTGCCACATAAGATCGAATTGGAAGCAGGTGGTGTTATCCATGAAATCAACGAGCCCGCGCCATGGGACAGCGCGTCGAGCAGGGTGACCGACGCGCAGCTGCTCGACTACGGTCGCGAAGTATTTGGTATCGATTTTCTTGATGCGATCGAATTGCAAAGCGAATCCGGCGGCGTTTCCGGAGTGGCTTACATCCTGCCGTTTGCAGTCAGTCCTGCGTCTCGTCAATCGCATCGAGTCTATCTAAAACGAATGCTGTTGTCTGAGTCGGTGGAAGGCCTTGTTCCGGACTGGGCATTCTTTATTCGTTGTGTTGTCAACTCGAATCGGCTTCGGCCCAATGCCGCACGTGAAGCATTCTATGAAGATGACTTGCTGGAACAGACGAGGGCCGAAATTGGTCGCTGTCTCAAAGAACACCTGAAACAGCTATCCCAAAGTCATCGAGAAAAGCTCGACCAAATTATCCGACTGCACTACCTACCGATCAAAGCACTGGCGGTGGAGGACGAAGAATTTTTCCGCCTGTTTATCGATTGGTTGCCGTTCGAAACATCCATCGGTTCGGTAACCTTGGATGAATTCTATCGCGAGCAGCCACTGGGCGAGAAAACGCTGATTCGATATGTCCGAGACTTTGATCAGTTTCGGCAAATTGCCAGTGTCGCCGGTGCCCAGAACCTTTGCGTTTTCAATGGCGGGTACACGTACGACGCAGATCTATTGGATTTGGTGTCTCAGGAGTTTCCAGGACGCGATGTCAAGGCGATCGATGCGACGGATCTGATTCAAAACTTCCAAGAGCTGACTTTGGATGAGCAGCAGGAAATTTTTGATCTCGTGAAGCTAGCCGACGTCGTACTGCAGAAATACAAGTGCTCGGCTGAAGCCAGGAAGTTTGATCCGGATGAACTTCCGACGTTGTATACCGCCAGCGAAACGGCAACGTTTCTTCGGACCGTCGATCAATCGAAAGAAGAGGCTGACGAGATGTGGGGTGGGATCCTGGACAATGTGGCTGAAGCCGTTGGAAACGATGGTTATGCCCAATTAGTTCTGAACTACCGCAATCCATTGGTCAGGAAGCTTATCGAGATTAAAGATCGGGCGCTGCTGAAACGAATCATCGAAATCCTCTATCTGCAGTCACTGTTATTGGGGCACTATCCGTTGTCGACATCCGAGAGAACCATTCTGGGCGACGGGTTGTTGGGTTTGATCGAACACTTCTTGGGAGAGTAG
- the hpf gene encoding ribosome hibernation-promoting factor, HPF/YfiA family: MESNNIDRREATMQVSVSARHGSLQPGDQELIEEKATKLRRLNDRINAIEVTVDLEHTEKPVVEIQVSIEHAGECVSHADASTVIAALDMAIPKVEQQLRRVKEKMTGHRATGHKHIEAPTPDEAES, from the coding sequence GTGGAGTCGAATAACATCGATCGGAGAGAAGCAACGATGCAGGTAAGTGTTTCGGCACGCCACGGCAGTCTTCAGCCGGGTGACCAAGAGCTAATTGAAGAGAAGGCCACAAAACTTAGGCGTTTGAACGATCGGATCAACGCAATCGAAGTGACTGTGGATCTGGAGCACACTGAGAAGCCTGTTGTCGAAATCCAAGTCTCGATCGAACACGCTGGGGAATGCGTGTCACATGCCGACGCGAGCACCGTGATTGCGGCATTGGATATGGCGATCCCTAAGGTGGAGCAGCAGCTTCGCCGCGTTAAAGAGAAAATGACCGGTCACCGAGCCACCGGACACAAACACATTGAGGCTCCCACGCCGGACGAAGCCGAGTCCTGA